A DNA window from Camelina sativa cultivar DH55 chromosome 13, Cs, whole genome shotgun sequence contains the following coding sequences:
- the LOC104736843 gene encoding GDP-mannose 3,5-epimerase, which translates to MGTTNGTDYGAYTYKELERELYWPSEKLKISITGAGGFIASHIARRLKHEGHYVIASDWKKNEHMTEDMFCDEFHLVDLRVMENCLKVTQGVDHVFNLAADMGGMGFIQSNHSVIMYNNTMISFNMIEAARINGIKRFFYASSACIYPEFKQLETTNVSLKESDAWPAEPQDAYGLEKLATEELCKHYNKDFGIECRIGRFHNIYGPFGTWKGGREKAPAAFCRKALTSTDRFEMWGDGLQTRSFTFIDECVEGVLRLTKSDFREPVNIGSDEMVSMNEMAEMVLSFEEKKLPIHHIPGPEGVRGRNSDNNLIKEKLGWAPNMRLKEGLRITYFWIKEQIEKEKARGSDVTLYGSSKVVGTQAPVQLGSLRAADGKE; encoded by the exons ATGGGAACTACCAATGGAACTGATTATGGTGCTTACACATACAAGGAGCTTGAGAGAGAGCTTTATTGGCCATCTGAGAAGCTCAAGATATCAATTACTGGCGCTGGAGGTTTCATTGCATCTCACATTGCTCGTCGTTTGAAGCACGAAGGGCATTACGTTATTGCTTCTGACTGGAAGAAGAATGAGCATATGACTGAAGATATGTTCTGTGATGAGTTCCACCTTGTTGATCTCAGGGTTATGGAGAATTGTCTCAAGGTTACTCAAGGAGTTGATCATGTCTTTAACTTGGCTGCTGATATGGGTGGTATGGGTTTTATCCAGTCCAACCACTCCGTCATCATGTATAACAACACTATGATCAGTTTCAACATGATTGAGGCTGCTAGGATCAATGGGATTAAGAG GTTCTTCTATGCTTCTAGTGCGTGTATCTATCCAGAGTTCAAGCAGCTGGAAACTACTAATGTGAGCCTGAAGGAGTCAGATGCTTGGCCTGCAGAG CCTCAAGATGCTTATGGTTTGGAGAAACTTGCAACCGAGGAGTTGTGCAAGCATTACAACAAAGATTTTGGGATTGAGTGCCGCATTGGAAGGTTTCATAACATTTATGGTCCTTTTGGAACATGGAAAG GCGGAAGGGAGAAGGCTCCTGCTGCTTTCTGCAGAAAGGCTCTCACCTCCACTGATAGGTTCGAGATGTGGGGAGATGGGCTTCAAACCCGCTCATTTACCTTCATCGATGAGTGCGTTGAAGGTGTACTCAG gttgaCAAAATCAGATTTCCGTGAGCCAGTGAACATCGGAAGCGATGAGATGGTCAGCATGAATGAGATGGCTGAGATGGTTCTCAGTTTTGAGGAGAAGAAGCTTCCAATTCACCACATTCCGGGCCCAGAAGGTGTCCGTGGCCGTAACTCAGACAACAATCTCATCAAAGAAAAGCTTGGTTGGGCTCCAAATATGAGATTGAAG GAGGGGCTTAGAATAACCTACTTCTGGATAAAGGAACAGATCGAGAAAGAGAAAGCAAGAGGAAGTGATGTTACGCTTTACGGGTCATCAAAGGTGGTTGGAACTCAAGCACCGGTTCAGTTGGGCTCACTCCGTGCGGCTGATGGAAAAGAGTGA